The Salvelinus sp. IW2-2015 linkage group LG15, ASM291031v2, whole genome shotgun sequence genome includes a region encoding these proteins:
- the si:ch211-166a6.5 gene encoding clustered mitochondria protein homolog, translating into MKDKVKRGGGGDQGTSDTLTLTIGKTAAGTKEEENPSFLVKIQGAGVEPFELQVHGFWLVQEAVMAVLGREEVFPRSSLSLALSGMTLDPLTELQSLKNLRPGATLRLVDEPYSPRSARVHLARVLELLRAVGPNDTLMEGRSPSLLDSLTHTHSTDSSVQANGKSLKRSSSNTKTDPANQDGAPPEYLLPGAAERPLLAMLPHNTQPEVPSFLQDLSLSCWNPPPGHRKLQGDFLYITVVTLESRKCDITSCPRGFFLNRSTVEVFDPRPTSSSPVSHCLTDLLSHISPAFKQALATLRARPQLPPVEMMLTPYRTLSWLGSPSASHSHRNPLSRLGLDQHSGAQVPDWNEELQAARDLPQGSQEERLQRDRALLQVNSAFVWAVAQGAETVIDGCVEPISGGPDDPAFLWGGLFLSQGGAGMALGGERGRRVAQRLELRGVQSYSDLEGALQGLHTLPTATVDYRGIRLSAQGLAPGLESPEQDQGPSAPTRGILYGVGAGPQESPHRRCLLELLAQAAKGLSLQRHAVVGPNGHQVPLFTALDAQGLLGADGRFYLLDLFRSLPADANYCPEGGRQREEVEKKDGSWEEGWPEQYQSTSGLPRRFPHGLCRLRPELLQAFIQEKQSQFTRRCKERMEENGGVEECVKAGDHRGTDAVRGACKDVGSVSDIIFEMRFNPSVFSPDVTFPKSDHEVVRLQERLLREAAASIITQQIPAIVEACLQGSEMPLDGATLKQALHQKGINLRYLGQLTKAISQSEHKERLRHIMRLAVGEIVVRSSRRIFNNFLQGVEVSSLSAAVSHFLCCLLVAHYSTAPTGEEPKKRSRRRGRGGGASDSTAWSALSGAELWILIGQDAAETYDITHGLGSTADHLVETYGLQKVSLLREFCLKTGLQLRLREYFFDNRTKAPIGPDDVLNIFPVVKHVTMTTHDASRAFRAAQSSVQKGMMEQAYERLKEAAYLFGRVCDDLNAEACSCLSLMARVAYLQGQPTEARSVQLKAVVISERVLGFDHPNTIQQYALLAVYVFAGGESTLAQRCLFRARLLMLTVHGEDHPYTATLDSCLGLVLPTEQAGQFLQSALKINTSFFGPTDVHTALSQHLLSQWMCGVGDYRSAMNHEKEALSAFTSLYGEDHPQRRCSYEFLRSITQQAVRVERSLRQGGNPLTAEGQSLSPSAETTLEQLALVTGIRTPSHSDRLLEFKQKLMEQREAEEAANAKPDNTHTETVNGKEVKTPEREEEEDGVVQETTSEELPKDVDPEKNTADKQTVDGHQLEANDWSEDVGSVVKSIVVEEGSAVEGSAAESKAVESGAVVESSERDGDEDRAAPEAEQHTGTEDGEANLMATEEMQTEPVRDCIEESQSLTQNGGLESEGNQSDNDVEVANEKPGSDKVSSVNGTPSTSNDQSEPQEVFANRDASTTISQTK; encoded by the exons ATGAAGGACAaagtgaagagaggaggaggaggagatcagGGAACGTCAG ATACACTCACACTGACCATTGGGAAAACAGCTGCTGGTACGAAGGAGGAAGAAAACCCATCATTCCTTGTGAAGATCCAGGGGGCGGGAGTAGAACCATTTGAGCTGCAG GTCCATGGTTTCTGGCTGGTTCAGGAGGCTGTGATGGCGGtgttggggagagaggaggtgtttCCTCGCTCCAGCCTCTCATTGGCCCTCTCTGGGATGACCCTTGAccccctgacagagctgcagagccTGAAGAACCTCAGACCAGGAGCCACGCTCCGCCTGGTGGATG AGCCATACTCCCCCAGATCTGCAAGGGTTCATCTGGCTCGTGTGCTGGAGCTGCTGAGAGCTGTTGGACCAAACGATACTCTGATGGAAGGACGATCACCTAGCCTGCTggactcactgacacacacacactctacag ACTCTTCTGTCCAAGCCAATGGGAAAAGCCTGAAACGCTCGTCCAGCAACACAAAGACTGACCCGGCCAATCAGGATGGAGCTCCTCCTGAGTACCTCCTCCCTGGAGCCGCAGAGAGACCACTACTGGCCATGCTGCCTCACAACACTCAgccagag GTTCCCAGTTTTCTGCAGGACCTGTCACTCAGTTGTTGGAACCCGCCCCCTGGGCACAGAAAGCTACAAGGGGACTTCCTGTACATCACTGTGGTGACCCTAGAGAGTCGCAAATGTGACATCACATCCTGTCCACGAGGATTCTTCCTGAATAG gTCTACAGTAGAGGTGTTTGATCCTCGGCCAACCTCGTCCTCTCCAGTCAGTCACTGCCTCACTGACCTGCTCTCTCACATCAGTCCTGCCTTCAAACAGGCACTCGCCACTCTCAGAgccag gcCCCAACTGCCACCAGTAGAAATGATGCTGACTCCCTACCGCACACTGAGCTGGCTGGGTTCCCCATCAGCCTCCCACTCCCACAGAAATCCTCTCAGCAGGCTGGGACTGGATCAACACTCTGGAGCACAG GTTCCAGACTGGAACGAGGAGCTACAGGCAGCCAGAGATCTGCCTCAGGGCAGTCAGGAGGAgagactacagagagacagagctctactacag GTGAACAGTGCGTTTGTGTGGGCAGTGGCCCAGGGTGCGGAGACTGTTATTGACGGCTGTGTAGAGCCTATCAGTGGAGGTCCTGATGACCCCGCCTTCCTGTGGGGCGGGCTGTTCCTGAGCCAGGGAGGAGCAGGGATGGCGTTAGGGGGCGAGAGGGGACGCAG GGTGGCCCAGAGGCTGGAGCTGAGGGGTGTACAGTCCTACAGTGACCTGGAGGGGGCGCTCCAGGGCCTCCACACCCTGCCCACCGCCACCGTGGACTACAGGGGGATCCGTCTGTCTGCCCAAGGCCTGGCCCCTGGCCTGGAGAGCCCAGAGCAGGACCAGGGCCCCTCTGctcctaccag gggTATTCTGTACGGGGTGGGCGCTGGGCCCCAGGAGTCCCCCCACCGACGTTGTCTCTTGGAGCTGCTGGCTCAGGCTGCTAAAGGCCTCAGCCTGCAGAGACACGCTGTAGTGGGGCCCAACGGCCACCAGGTGCCCCTGTTCACCGCACTTGACGCCCAGGGGCTGCTGGGGGCTGATGGGAGGTTCTACCTGCTAGACCTCTTCAGGAGCCTGCCGGCCGATGCCAACTACTGCcctgagggagggaggcagagggaggaagTGGAGAAGAAGGACGGGTCATGGGAGGAGGGCTGGCCAGAGCAGTACCAGAGCACTTCAGGTCTGCCCAGGAGGTTCCCTCATGGCCTCTGCAGGCTAAGACCAGAGCTGCTGCAGGCCTTCATCCAGGAAAA ACAGTCCCAGTTCACTCGCCGCTGCAAAGAAAGGATGGAAGAGAATGGAGGCGTGGAGGAgtgtgtaaaagcag GTGACCATCGAGGTACAGATGCAGTGAGAGGTGCTTGTAAAGATGTGGGATCAGTCAGTGACATCATCTTTGAGATGCGCTTCAACCCCAGCGTGTTCTCCCCAG ACGTGACGTTCCCCAAGAGTGACCATGAGGTCGTGAGGCTGCAGGAAAGGCTACTTAGAGAGGCTGCAGCCTCCATCATCACACAACAGATACCTGCCATC gtGGAGGCATGCCTGCAGGGCAGTGAGATGCCTCTAGATGGCGCTACGCTGAAGCAGGCGCTACACCAGAAGGGCATCAATCTCCGCTACCTCGGTCAGCTGACCAAGGCCATCAGCCAATCAGAACACAAGGAGCGGCTTAGACATATAATG AGGCTGGCTGTTGGAGAGATTGTGGTTCGTTCTTCCAGAAGGATCTTCAACAACTTCCTGCAG GGTGTGGAGGTGTCAAGTCTCTCTGCAGCTGTCAGTCACTTCCTCTGCTGTCTATTGGTTGCCCATTACAGCACCGCACCCACAGGGGAGGAGCCTAAGAAGAGGTCCAGGAGGCGGGGTCGTGGGGGAGGAGCTTCAGACAGTACTGCCTGGAGTGCACTCAGTGGAGCCGAGCTCTGGATCCTGATTGGCCAGGACGCAGCAGAGACCTATGACATCACTCACGGCCTAGG TTCCACTGCTGACCACCTAGTAGAGACGTATGGGCTGCAGAAGGTCTCCCTGCTTAGAGAGTTCTGTTTGAAGACTGGattacag CTGCGACTGAGAGAGTACTTCTTCGACAACCGAACTAAGGCTCCCATTGGTCCAGACGACGTGCTCAACATTTTTCCTGTTGTTAAGCATGTCACCATGACGACACATGATGCCTCGCGAGCGTTCCGAGCTGCTCAGAGTAGCGTTCAGAAAG GCATGATGGAGCAGGCGTATGAGCGTCTGAAGGAGGCAGCGTATCTGTTTGGTCGTGTGTGTGACGACCTGAACGCGGAGGCCTGCTCCTGTCTAAGCCTGATGGCCAGAGTGGCTTACTTACAAGGCCAGCCCACAGAG GCCCGCAGTGTTCAGCTCAAGGCTGTGGTCATTAGTGAGAGAGTCCTGGGCTTTGACCACCCCAACACTATCCAACAATAC GCTCTGTTGGCGGTGTATGTGTTCGCTGGAGGAGAGTCTACTCTAGCTCAGAGGTGTCTGTTCAGAGCCCGTCTCCTGATGCTCACAGTCCATGGAGAGGACCACCCCTACACCGCTACACTGGAC agctgtcTAGGTTTGGTGTTGCCGACCGAACAAGCAGGGCAGTTCCTACAGAGCGCACTCAAAATCAACACTTCCTTCTTTGGCCCCACTGATGTGCACACTGCTCTCAG tCAGCATCTGTTGTCCCAGTGGATGTGTGGAGTGGGAGACTATCGTTCTGCCATGAACCACGAGAAAGAAGCTCTGTCTGCCTTCACCAGCCTG TATGGTGAGGACCACCCCCAGAGACGTTGCAGCTATGAGTTCCTGCGTTCCATTACCCAGCAAGCAGTGCGTGTGGAACGCTCTCTGAGGCAAGGCGGGAACCCGCTCACAGCTGAG gggcagtctctgtctccctcagctGAGACCACTCTGGAGCAGCTGGCCCTGGTCACAGGCATCAGGACACCAAGCCACAG TGACAGGCTCCTGGAGTTCAAACAGAAGCTGAtggaacagagagaggcagaggaggccgCTAACGCCaaaccagacaacacacacacagaaacagtgaACGGAAAGGAAGTGAAGACCcctgaaagagaggaagaggaggatggggtAGTCCAGGAGACCACCAGTGAGGAGCTCCCAAAAGATGTAGATCCAGAGAAGAACACAGCCGACAAACAGACAGTGGACGGCCATCAACTGGAGGCCAATGACTGGTCCGAAGATGTGGGCTCAGTAGTAAAGAGCATAGTAGTGGAGGAGGGCTCAGCAGTAGAGGGGTCAGCAGCAGAGAGTAAAGCAGTAGAGAGTGGAGCTGTAGTAGAATccagtgagagagatggagatgaagaCAGAGCTGCCCCAGAGGCTGAGCAGCACACAGGGACAGAGGATGGAGAGGCAAACCTGATGGCTACAGAGGAAATGCAAACTGAGCCAGTCAGAGACTGTATAGAGGAGAGCCAGAGTCTGACACAAAATGGAGGTTTAGAATCGGAGGGAAACCAATCAGACAACGATGTGGAGGTAGCCAATGAGAAGCCAGGGTCAGATAAGGTCAGCAGTGTGAACGGAACGCCAAGCACCAGCAATGACCAATCAGAGCCTCAGGAGGTCTTTGCGAACAGGGACGCCTCGACGACCATCAGCCAAACAAAATAA
- the srrd gene encoding SRR1-like protein isoform X2: MPNSGEEWQVARRRKGAGRRGKIPHTACHEPGHADAVDTDRTKQRITETMAELRCADFWFEWRDRLTAVAKADSPEVRGDPAAGSDPGPEGGDRAREAPSGPLECVCYGLGSFSSCVTARYQLAMLLLILESLQEGKRAVSRPTLFYLMHCGKALYNNLLWKNWSRDALPLLTIIGNSFAGIQDRMIQRELKRDYSYIAHAVCVCEEWPLPCPSRLLDIFNDTALITFKPSSLCNLPQSTWGEAPEPQYQHCPDLEIIQRPTEMREVEDEGVIVVSVVPSEMRG, encoded by the exons ATGCCGAACAGCGGTGAGGAGTGGCAGGTGGCCCGGCGACGGAAGGGAGCAGGCCGCAGAGGGAAGATTCCTCACACGGCCTGTCATGAACCTGGACACGCCGACGCTGTGGACACAGACAGGACCAAACAAAGGATCACAGAAACCAT GGCTGAACTGAGGTGTGCAGACTTCTGGTTTGAGTGGAGAG ATCGACTGACGGCTGTGGCTAAGGCAGACTCCCCAGAGGTTAGAGGGGACCCAGCAGCAGGCTCTGACCCAGGACCTGAGGGTGGGGACCGGGCCCGGGAGGCCCCTAGCGGCccactggagtgtgtgtgttatggtctgGGCTCCTTCTCTTCCTGTGTGACAGCTCGTTACCAACTAGCTATGCTGCTATTGATTCTGGAGTCACTACAg GAGGGGAAGCGAGCAGTGTCGAGGCCAACTCTTTTCTACCTGATGCATTGTGGGAAGGCTCTGTACAACAACCTGCTGTGGAAGAACTGGAGTAGAGATGCACTGCCTCTACTGACTATCATAGGAAACAGCTTTGCAGGCAtacaggacag GATGATTCAGAGAGAACTCAAGAGAGACTACAGCTACATAGCACAC gctgtgtgtgtgtgtgaggagtggCCCCTTCCATGCCCGTCCCGACTCCTGGACATCTTCAATGACACTGCCCTCATCACCTTCAAGCCCAGCAGCCTCTGCAACCTCCCACAATCCACCTGGGGGGAAGCACCAGAGCCCCAATACCAACACTGCCCCGATCTGGAGATCATACAGAGGCccacagagatgagagaggtggaggatgaaGGAGTCATTGTGGTCTCTGTGGTTCCCAGTGAAATGAGAGGATAA
- the srrd gene encoding SRR1-like protein isoform X1, giving the protein MPNSGEEWQVARRRKGAGRRGKIPHTACHEPGHADAVDTDRTKQRITETMAELRCADFWFEWRDRLTAVAKADSPEVRGDPAAGSDPGPEGGDRAREAPSGPLECVCYGLGSFSSCVTARYQLAMLLLILESLQIPMEQCSVYDPVFSSGEMEILRQLGLTVLTENEEGKRAVSRPTLFYLMHCGKALYNNLLWKNWSRDALPLLTIIGNSFAGIQDRMIQRELKRDYSYIAHAVCVCEEWPLPCPSRLLDIFNDTALITFKPSSLCNLPQSTWGEAPEPQYQHCPDLEIIQRPTEMREVEDEGVIVVSVVPSEMRG; this is encoded by the exons ATGCCGAACAGCGGTGAGGAGTGGCAGGTGGCCCGGCGACGGAAGGGAGCAGGCCGCAGAGGGAAGATTCCTCACACGGCCTGTCATGAACCTGGACACGCCGACGCTGTGGACACAGACAGGACCAAACAAAGGATCACAGAAACCAT GGCTGAACTGAGGTGTGCAGACTTCTGGTTTGAGTGGAGAG ATCGACTGACGGCTGTGGCTAAGGCAGACTCCCCAGAGGTTAGAGGGGACCCAGCAGCAGGCTCTGACCCAGGACCTGAGGGTGGGGACCGGGCCCGGGAGGCCCCTAGCGGCccactggagtgtgtgtgttatggtctgGGCTCCTTCTCTTCCTGTGTGACAGCTCGTTACCAACTAGCTATGCTGCTATTGATTCTGGAGTCACTACAg ATCCCTATGGAGCAGTGCAGTGTGTACGACCCTGTGTTTTCCTCAGGTGAGATGGAGATACTGAGACAGCTTGGCCTCACCGTGCTGACTGAGAACGAG GAGGGGAAGCGAGCAGTGTCGAGGCCAACTCTTTTCTACCTGATGCATTGTGGGAAGGCTCTGTACAACAACCTGCTGTGGAAGAACTGGAGTAGAGATGCACTGCCTCTACTGACTATCATAGGAAACAGCTTTGCAGGCAtacaggacag GATGATTCAGAGAGAACTCAAGAGAGACTACAGCTACATAGCACAC gctgtgtgtgtgtgtgaggagtggCCCCTTCCATGCCCGTCCCGACTCCTGGACATCTTCAATGACACTGCCCTCATCACCTTCAAGCCCAGCAGCCTCTGCAACCTCCCACAATCCACCTGGGGGGAAGCACCAGAGCCCCAATACCAACACTGCCCCGATCTGGAGATCATACAGAGGCccacagagatgagagaggtggaggatgaaGGAGTCATTGTGGTCTCTGTGGTTCCCAGTGAAATGAGAGGATAA
- the tfip11 gene encoding tuftelin-interacting protein 11: MSMSHLYGRQGEEEDEGVEVEKFEVTEWDLANEFNPERRRHRQTKEEAVYGIWAERGDSDDERPSFGGKRSKDYSAPVSFVSAGLRKSAAEEKQQQQIGGGSDDSDNDNTPPAQPPPRDTAPKKLQTGGNFRGNSQSQRTGFAAGIRAGGDLGTWEKHTKGIGQKLLQKMGYVPGKGLGKNAQGILNPIEAKLRKGKGAVGAYGNERTKQSLQDFPVVDSEEEEEKEFQRELGQWRRDPAGGGGKKKPKYSYRTVEELKAKGKLAGRTTQTPAGELAQVKVIDMTGREQKVYYSYSQMTNKLSVPEEAPLSVATREQKTSGFALPELEHNLQLLIDLTEQDILQSSRRLQHERDVVVTLSHESSGLQTRIGTERDAIQRLEAVLQLVDRFQSGETAPGVGPSLQECAGVFETLQSEFYEEYKTLGLGDLAAAVVHPLLREKLRTWDPLKDSSYGLEEVGQWRAILESDQLHHANAPEAHMDPYHRLLWEVWIPVLRVCVSGWQPRMVGPMVDCVEVWAPLLPLWILNHLLEQLLFPRLQREVDSWNPLTDTVPIHSWLHPWLPLLQSRLEPLYPPIRSKLANALQRWHPSDGSARLILQPWRDVFTPGAWEAFMVKNIIPKLALCLGELVINPHQQQMEPFNWVLDWEGMLSPSSLVSLLDKHFFSKWLQVLCSWLSNSPNYEEITKWYLGWKSIFSDAVLAQPLVKDKFNEALDIMNRAVSSGLGGGYMQPGARENIAYLTHTERRKDFQYEALQERRDAESVAQRGIGASLPTNFKDLIQTKAEENNIVFMPLVAKRHEGKQLYTFGRIVIYIDRGVVFVQGEKTWVPTSLQSLIDMAK, translated from the exons ATGTCTATGTCCCACCTGTACGGacgacagggagaggaggaggatgagggggtgGAGGTAGAGAAGTTTGAGGTGACAGAATGGGACCTGGCCAATGAGTTTAACCCGGAGCGccgcagacacagacagaccaaagAAGAGGCCGTCTATGGCATCTGGGCAGAGAGGGGAGACTCCGATGATGAGAGACCCAGCTTCGGAGGGAAGAG GTCTAAGGACTACTCTGCCCCTGTGAGTTTTGTGAGTGCTGGGCTGCGCAAGTCTGCAGCAGAGGAGAAGCAACAGCAGCAGATAGGTGGAGGGTCAGATGACTCTGACAATGACAACACTCCTCCTGCCCAACCCCCACCCCGCGACACTGCACCTAAGAAACTGCAGAcg GGCGGTAATTTCCGTGGCAATAGCCAGTCCCAGAGGACGGGGTTTGCGGCCGGTATCCGAGCTGGAGGAGACTTGGGCACTTGGGAGAAACACACCAAGGGGATTGGCCAGAAACTCCTCCAGAAGATGGGCTATGTACCAGGGAAAGGACTGGGGAAGAACGCCCAGG GTATTTTGAACCCCATCGAGGCGAAGCTTCGGAAGGGAAAGGGGGCGGTGGGCGCCTACGGCAACGAGAGAACCAAACAGTCACTACAGGACTTCCCTGTGGTTGactccgaggaggaggaggagaag GAGTTCCAGAGGGAGCTAGGTCAGTGGCGTAGGGACCCTGCAGGTGGTGGAGGGAAGAAGAAACCAAAGTATTCCTACAGGACTGTAGAGGAGCTGAAGGCTAAAGGCAAGCTAGCTGGACGGACCACACAGACACCCGCTGGAGAACTGGCTCAGGTCAAG gtgATAGATATGACAGGCAGGGAACAGAAGGTGTATTATAGCTACAGTCAGATGACTAACAAACTCAGTGTACCAGAGGAGGCTCCACTGAGCGTGGCCACACGTGAGCAGAAGACATCTGGCTTTGCCCTGCCAGAGCTGGAACACAACCTGCAACTACTGATCGACCTGACTGAACAAGACATACTACAG tcctCACGGCGTCTGCAGCATGAGCGTGATGTGGTGGTGACTCTAAGCCACGAGAGCTCCGGTCTGCAGACGAGGATCGGGACGGAACGGGATGCCATCCAGAGGCTAGAGGCAGTACTGCAGCTGGTGGATCGCTTTCAGAGCGGGGAGACTGCACCTGGGGTAGGACCCAGCCTGCAG gagTGTGCTGGCGTTTTTGAGACTCTACAGAGTGAGTTCTATGAGGAGTACAAGACTTTAGGTTTGGGAGATCTGGCTGCAGCTGTAGTACATCCACTACTCAGAGAGAAACTACGCACATGGGATCCtctcaag GACAGTTCATATGGTCTGGAGGAGGTGGGTCAGTGGCGAGCCATTCTGGAGTCTGATCAGCTTCACCACGCCAACGCCCCTGAAGCACACATGGACCCCTACCACAG gctgCTGTGGGAGGTGTGGATCCCTGTGctgcgagtgtgtgtgtcagggtggcAGCCTCGTATGGTAGGACCCATGGTGGACTGTGTGGAGGTCTGGGCCCCTCTGCTGCCCCTCTGGATACTAAACCACCTCCTGGAACAACTCCTCTTCCCCAGGCTGCAGAGAGAG GTGGATAGCTGGAACCCCCTGACCGACACAGTGCCCATCCACTCCTGGCTCCACCCCTGGCTGCCTCTGCTCCAATCACGGCTGGAGCCTCTCTACCCGCCCATCCGCAGTAAACTGGCCAATGCGCTGCAGCGCTGGCACCCGAGTGACGGCTCCGCCCGCCTCATCCTCCAACCATGGAGAGACGTGTTCACGCCCGGTGCCTgggaggccttcatggtcaaaaacATAATCCCTAAACTag CTCTGTGTCTGGGGGAGCTGGTAATAAATCCTCACCAGCAGCAGATGGAGCCGTTCAATTGGGTGTTGGACTGGGAGGGCATGCTGTCTCCCTCCAGCCTCGTATCACTGCTGGACAAACACTTCTTCTCCAAGTGGCTAcag GTGCTGTGTTCGTGGCTCAGTAACAGTCCTAACTATGAGGAGATTACAAAGTGGTACCTGGGCTGGAAGTCCATATTCAGTGATGCTGTTCTGGCTCAGCCACTCGTTAAGGACAAGTTCAACGAAGCTCTGGACATCATGAACCGCGCTGTCTCCTCTGGCCTTG GTGGGGGGTACATGCAGCCTGGTGCCCGTGAGAACATAGcatacctcacacacacagagcgtcGTAAAGACTTCCAGTACGAGGCTCTGCAGGAGCGCCGGGATGCTGAGAGCGTGGCGCAGCGAGGCATCGGTGCCAGCCTGCCCACCAACTTCAAAGACCTGATCCAGACCAAGGCTGAGGAGAACAACATTGTCTTCATGCCGCTGGTTGCCAAACGCCACGAGGGCAAACAGCTGTACACCTTTGGACGTATCGTCATCTACATAGACAGAGGAGTGGTCTTCGTACAGGGAGAGAAGACCTGGGTCCCTACGTCCCTACAGAGTCTCATAGATATGGCCAAGTGA